The following are encoded in a window of Salvelinus fontinalis isolate EN_2023a chromosome 40, ASM2944872v1, whole genome shotgun sequence genomic DNA:
- the LOC129839622 gene encoding sodium/potassium/calcium exchanger 1-like: protein MEEKGVETRRRGWRREGEGGGDEEEMGRVEHGGEGGGDEEVGRVEHGGEGGGDEEEVGRVEHGGEGGGDEEEGGRVEHGGEGGGDEEEVGRVEHGGEGGGDEEEVGRVEHGGEGGGDEEEVGRVEHGGEGGGDEEEVGRVEHGGEGGGDEEVGRVEHGGEGGGDEEEVGRVEHGGEGGGDEEEGGRVEHGGEGGGDEEEVGRVEHGGEGGGDEEEGGRVEHGGEGGGDEEEVGRVEHGGEGGGDEEEVGRVEHGGEGGWRRGGVKSLTSAVVIPQ, encoded by the exons ATGGAGGAGAAGGGGGTggagacgaggaggagggggtggagacgagAAGGAGAAGGGGGCGGAGACGAGGAGGAGATGGGAAGGGTGGAACATGGAGGAGAAGGGGGTGGAGACGAGGAGGTGGGAAGAGTGGAACATGGAGGAGAAGGGGGTGGAGACGAGGAGGAGGTGGGAAGGGTGGAACATGGAGGAGAAGGGGGTggagacgaggaggaggggggaagggtGGAACATGGAGGAGAAGGGGGTGGAGACGAGGAGGAGGTGGGAAGGGTGGAACATGGAGGAGAAGGGGGTGGAGACGAGGAGGAGGTGGGAAGGGTGGAACATGGAGGAGAAGGGGGTGGAGACGAGGAGGAGGTGGGAAGGGTGGAACATGGAGGAGAAGGGGGTGGAGACGAGGAGGAGGTGGGAAGGGTGGAACATGGAGGAGAAGGGGGTGGAGACGAGGAGGTGGGAAGAGTGGAACATGGAGGAGAAGGGGGTGGAGACGAGGAGGAGGTGGGAAGGGTGGAACATGGAGGAGAAGGGGGTggagacgaggaggaggggggaagggtGGAACATGGAGGAGAAGGGGGTGGAGACGAGGAGGAGGTGGGAAGGGTGGAACATGGAGGAGAAGGGGGTggagacgaggaggaggggggaagggtGGAACATGGAGGAGAAGGGGGTGGAGACGAGGAGGAGGTGGGAAGGGTGGAACATGGAGGAGAAGGGGGTGGAGACGAGGAGGAGGTGGGAAGGGTGGAACATGGAGGAGAAGGGGGTTGGAGACGAGGAGGAG TAAAGTCCCTCACCTCTGCTGTGGTCATTCCTCAGTAA